The DNA window AGTCAATATCTCAACATCGGAAATGTTGCTATTTGTGTATCACAGTTTACGAGGAAACTGCTGGACTGATGGTTAATGACCCTGTTTTGAGAACACGAAAGGTGCATTTTTGTCATCTACCAAACTAACCTGTCAAGTGTAACTGTTTTTAACACATAATAGTTATGCCTGTGCAGCCCCTATCAGTTGAGTTGGGACCTGGTATTCTAGGGAACATTTTTGATGGAATTCAGGTAACATCAAGTTGTGAACATGGAATAATTTCATTAAGGTCTGTGCACTTCATATCTGTTGAGTGTTGACTATTGCCATCTCCTTTTTCCTATCACGTTGTAGCGTCCTCTAAAAACTATTGCTATTAAATCTGGAGATGTGTACATCCCTCGTGGTGTCTCGGTACCTGCCCTTGACAAAGATGTTCTTTGGGAGTTTAACCCAAAGAATCTAGGTAATGTGTTCAGTATACTTCAGGCATGTAAATCAGGGACATCCATTTATCCCTTTTCATTTAGTGTGCAGTGCAAGACACTCTAAAATATCTCTTATATCCTTCTGCTGCAGGTGTTGGAGATGCTATCACAGGCGGAGATATATATGCTGTAAGTAATCATGATTTTGAGTCTCGTGTTATGTTATTATTGATACTATGCATCAGGATATTGGCTAAAGTTTCCTGACTATATGGCAGGCTGTCCACGAGAATACTTTGATGGAACACCGTGTTGCTCTTCCACCTGGCTCTATGGGGAAAATAAGTTACATCGCCCCAGCTGGTCAATACAGCTTGCAGGTTAGTGGATGCTATCAGTATCACTTTATCCCATGTCCTATTGATCTGCATGTGTTATACTTTGCTTACCTTTGTTTCAAACCCTGCGTTTGCTATGCAGGATACTGTGTTAGAGTTGGAATTTCAGGGTATCAAAAAGCAATTTACCATGCTTcaggtaaaaaaattgtctcttTTGCGAAGATTGTATGTCTGAGGATTAAAGCATTAGTTTAATTTCTTGTACCTATTGGACTACAGACATGGCCTGTTCGTTCACCAAGGCCTGTTGCATCAAAGCTTGCTGCGGATACACCTCTTCTTACAGGACAGGTTTGTGCCGAACCTGTCATGAGCCCAGTTTAACATTTGTTTTCCTCCCtagtttcatcaaagtttTGTTGAATCACTAAATGTTCTCAGGTGTTGTTTTTATCCCCTCTTTTCCTACTCATTTAATCTAATTCTTGTCTACTTTTAAATGGTCTCAGCGTGTACTTGATGCGTTGTTCCCCTCAGTTCTTGGAGGAACTTGTGCCATTCCTGGAGCTTTTGGTTGTGGAAAAACTGTCATTAGTCAAGCACTTTCCAAGGTGAtcactatttttctattccttATAACTGTGTAGTATCTTTGGAAATATACTCTCTTTTTGTTGCCTTGGCCTACATCTTTGTACTGAGATAAGTAGCCTTCTCAACTCTGCAGTATTCCAACTCCGAAGCTGTGGTTTATGTTGGATGTGGCGAAAGAGGAAATGAGATGGCTGAGGTTCTCATGGACTTTCCCCAATTGACAATGACATATGAGGGACGTGAAGAGTCAGTGATGAAGAGAACGACACTGGTGGCTAACACATCGAACATGCCTGTTGCTGCTCGTGAAGCTTCCATTTATACAGGTAATGGTGTAATATTGTAATGCCCCTGATTGATTTGATATTTACATTAAGCCACAACATAATAGTGACTGATATCAATACTGTGCGCCCCAATTTGGTTTTGTTCTTTTAGTTGGCATATAGTTGTTTAGTAAAGGTATGTATCTCATAAATATGATGTTACATCAACCTGGGCCATGCCTTCTTACCTGCGACTAAACATGTACCCATTTTTAGAATCTTTACACTGCACAACAGTGGCTAAAAGCACAGCATTGATACAGGGCAAAATGATAAGCATATCTGCATTTATTCCTGAGATCCACACATGTATATTACTGTggaatttatgataaaaaaaatcttgatgATGAAGGCGTCCCCCTCCCCAGTTATATTTCCTATTATTACTCTCCAGTTTAGAATTTATGTAACATTGATTTTGTCAATATGTTCAGTTTCCTGGTTCTTTGGTCATTTGGAGTACTATTAGCATGCATTCTATGGATCTTAAAATCATCAACAATGATTtcatttaaacaaaattttgtatggATTTTCCCCCAGGAATTACGATAGCTGAATATTTCCGTGACATGGGCTACAATGTCAGTATGATGGCTGATTCCACCTCACGATGGGCTGAGGCATTGCGTGAGATTTCTGGGCGTTTGGTACGTTCTGCTGTTACTTGACCCCATTTCCTTTTGTATTTCTTAAAGTAAATTGCTTTAACTTCTATGCTCATATGAAGGAAAATTAACTTCTCTGATTTCTTATcagtttagttttgttttcattGTGTTTTTCGTTAGTTGCTATGATAGCCTATTTACGCTGGTAGTCTGGATTATAGAATCAAGTTTTCATCATTTAATATAATTCACTATGTATGCCAAACAATACTATGCAAGGCTTTAGGAGCTTAgcacaatataaaaatactagCTGAATGCCTATGCTTTGcaaaggataaaaacatattatgttattcctagaataaatagaaaatatttttcatgaaatatgtgaccatcttttttatataggaaatatccatatcaatttgattgtatgtggatatccatcttttttaatattacgaagttaagagggtaaattgtaaaaatgcaaTGGGAGTACACCACTAGaggcttttatagtagtaaagataaaCGCCAGATTAGACGACAAGAACTACCTGATGACCACTTTTGCTGGTGCTAATATATCCTTTGGAGTAAAATTGTTCTAACCCATTTCTGCTGATTCCTTAAAACATCTGTCTTATGGTAATTTTCTAATGGGCAATGCCACATTTTTGTGGTCCAGGCTGAAATGCCTGCAGATAGTGGATACCCTGCTTATTTGGCTGCAAGACTGGCATCTTTCTATGAACGTGCTGGTAAGGTAAGGTGTCTTGGAAGTCCAGATCGGGATGGAAGTGTTACAATTGTGGGTGCTGTCTCTCCTCCTGGTGGTGATTTTTCAGATCCTGTTACCTCTGCGACCCTTAGTATTGTTCAGGTAAGGAATCATAAATTACTCCTCCTTTTTAGTCTGACttgataaaaatgtttattgttTCTGTGTTGTTAAACCGTGTCTTCttttttaaggttttctggGGATTAGATAAAAAGCTTGCCCAGAGGAAGCATTTCCCATCAGTGAATTGGCTCATTTCTTATTCGAAATATTCCAAGGTTCGTTTCTGACAAGCAACTtgcttaattagtttataCTCCCTTCAGATTCCAACTGAGTTGTTTTTAGACTTGCGCACATAGATTAAGAATTCCATGATGCATGAGCTAATTGTTGTTATGTGATCATACAATGTTTCTGCCTAGCAGGCGCTTGAGTCATTCTACGAGAAGTTTGATCCGGATTTCATTGATATTAGAACAAAGGCACGTGAGGTGTTGCAGAGGGAGGATGATCTAAATGAAATTGTGCAGGTactttttttagccttgtgGATATTTACTCCTGGAATTCCATGATGTTTTGACCTTTCCAAGTGAAGTTACCTTGTTTCATAATGTTCTATTGCTTCTTGCTGTAATGCTTCTTATTAATATGCAGCATGCCAATGTGACATCCCATCAAAAGTGCTCACACATgcttttgtaaatattttctcaGTACCAGTTTCTTGGTATTTCATTCACTTGTTGGTCCTCCTAATCATTTTGAAAGTGATAATAAACTTGACTTCAGTACatactttttttctcaaaaagatGTGGCATAAGTAAGATTTGAGCTCTTTGATCTTTGCGTGAGATTTACTGTGGACTCTCTACCCCCTACATTCAGCTTGTTGGTAAAGATGCACTGGCAGAATCCGACAAGATTACACTGGAGACAGCAAAACTTCTGAGAGAAGATTATTTGGCACAAAATGCCTTTACCTCGTGAGTGTTAAACACATTTGATAGTTTTACTGCCATTTGTTATCATCCATACTAACTAATTGATCAATTCTGTTGTGTAAAACAGATACGATAAATACTGCCCATTCTACAAATCTGTGTGGATGATGCGCAATATTATTCATTTCAACACACTGGCAAACCAGGTAAATTCTCTTACTCATTGTTCCAGCAACACTACAATTTTCCAATTTCTTTTGAACAAGCCAATCTAGCTGAAATTTTGACATAGAAAATCATGTCAAAACTTTctgataattttgttatatcTATTGTCACTGATGCTTGTGagcatatatttaaaacaatCGTTGGTCACCTAGAGGCCCGAAATCCCATGACCATAGAATGGCATGAAACTGAACCACTGGTTCCTGCTTGAATCACTGATTTCTGGAACAACAAAAGTATGAATTGGATTGATTCATTGGTATGTGAAGTTACAGGTTTTGAACTTAATGGGATTGACAGAGGTTGGACCTCTTAATCCCTTGAATTTAAATATCAAAGTAGaagattgtttggcttataatttataaataattgaatCCTGGCATGGCATCAACATGCTAGGATATTTAAATTGGAAATTGAATGAGTGGAGCTAATTGAAGACAACTGAGGGCACAGTTTATTGTACTGTGGTTTATAAGTTACTCAAATTGTTAAATCACTACAAATAGGATCTTTTCAAGACATGTTATATTCCCATACAAAAGTAGCATAAGAATTGTATTAATTTGCATGGTTTGCTGTTTATAGGCAGTGGAGCGGGCAGCTGGTGTTGATGGacagaaaataacatacagtgtCATCAAGCATCGCATGGGTGATCTATTCTACCGCCTAGTGTACGCATTTCTACCCTACTTCCAAGTTTCATCACTTGTTGTGTAGGAGTTATTACAAGATTACTAATGATATTTATTGCTTATTACAGGTCCCAAAAATTCGAGGATCCCGCAGAAGGCGAAGAGGTTTTGGTTGTGAAATTCCAGAAACTGTACGACGATCTCACCACTGGGTTCCGCAATCTAGAAGACGAAGCACGGTGAATTGTTGTAGATTCTGTGTAAACAACAAGGATATCACCAAAAATGTTCTATAGAACACATGGAAGCATTCCGTTTGCCACTTCCGAGATTGTAGGTCGAGAGTATGTACgaggttttttcttttgtgcaaCTATAAGCGCCGTCGCTGTTGTCATACCCAGCTCTTGTTTTGATCCCAGGTGCTCGATGGACACGCCATTATTTCTATTAtatgtatcatttatttatcatCACAGCATCATTGTAATAAACATGGGCATGTTTATAGTCTCGAATAAGTACGATGTCCAGCTGTTGAAAGTTCTTTCTAAGAAGGTCAATCgtctttatttgtttgttgaaAAGCAATGTTGCTTTAGCTTTTAGGTAGTGGTATTTGGTCATGTCAATTTATGACTTGGTACGATTGGCAGGTAATTAGCATTGAGCCTTTTTGGCACTCATTCTTGTACGGCTGAAACTTATAGGCCAAAGTATGAGTTTAGTCGAACCACCTAATGCATTTTTGGACTTCATTTGTCAATGTTAGTACTTGGAAACTATCATTGTCAATGCTTAGTACTTGGAAGTTGGAACTACGTAACTAGTAGGTATACAATGTTAAATGCAAAACTCCAAATGATAGCCAGACTAGTGCACAACAATTAGTACAATATTTATGAGACTGATCTGGCACAAGACAATCCAAATCATGCTATTTTTTGCTGTATTATTGCCATTATTGAATCCTTTTCTCCACTGGACTGGAAGATGCTGCAGCTGGAGTGCCCAGACAAGCAATATCCAATGCAGATATTCCAACTTGCATGTTATTCTTATCTGGAACACAGCAGCCTGTACTTATTTGACTCGATCCATGTGGATGGtttccacacacacacaaaatccaagCGTCATTAACATTTGGGCCAATCAGCAATGCCTaattatatttgaatattaCATTGTGATCTCTACTGTAAGAGcatggctaataatatagccaacaagctggctccACTTTTCTTATAACCCACCActcatatataatagttagttcTTTATCTTTAATGCAGGACACATATGTATATCTCGCATGctgtcttggttcttgtgcctgagctgactataagcttatagccagcttctcctatctcttctctcttccacgtcagcatttagctggcttatagcctgctattatacttactCTAAGTGCGTGGAgactttttaatttgtattggTTGTCTTCTCCTCAGCTCCTACTTATTTGGCTGGATTATCCTTTTGCGATATGTACTACTTTTTGGCAACCTAaaattctccttttctttgttAGTTACTATTCTATTTCCAAAACGGAACACAACACCTGTTTCTGACGTGTACAACTCCTACAGATTAGCGCGATGGAACGAATGTTTTTGACTTTTGACACTAGGGCATGTGAGTATGAGTAGCGTTGATTCAGTATTGATGATTAAGGTGAAGTTAACATCTGATATaagtaatgttttttttggctgTCTTCTTTTTGATAGatgaagataaaatatgtctattttttatgatagatattttatagtataaataatgaaattgaTTGATGTAAAGTTAATGGTcaactttagaaatatgagatatcaacttttatatataaacttcttataaaaattaaaacgtTAAGCAATTCAGGAGGCATATAcgaaaaagctaaaaataaaaataatgcggCCATACGATGATCCGTCGTCCACGGCAACGCATGTCTATGGCTGAAGTTTAACAGTCCAAAGCAGATGTCAAGAACTGCAGCATGGTGGGGCCACTATATGTATGTGAAATGGTATTCCAAGGGCAAGAGCAATCAGcctaaaattattaattcgGAAATGCTATATTATGGTCTACCGTTCAACCCAGCAATAATAAGATGCTTGTGGCGGTTAACAACGTCTGGCCGCCGGCGAAGAGCGCCTCAACGGGGCTGCGCCCTTGCGGACGAGCGAGGTGAGGTGGTTTATGAGGCAGACGAGGTCGATAGAATACATTATATATGGTATATGTGAGGTACCATGTTACTTGTGAGATGTCATATTACCTGTGCATGGTAATACCTTAAGATTTTATACGTGATACATGTGAGACACCATTATTTAGGAGATACCATATTAATTAGACAATGTAACATGTCTAGAACTTATTCTGTTGTCTTAATAGTAAACCATCCGATTAATTATGGGGGCAGTTTGAGCATGAAAATGTTATTCGCTATTGGAGACAcaccaggaaaaaaaaggcaaatatTCAATCAAATATAGGAAGGCCATGCTCTTCTTTTTCCGTGGATTCTTGATTTTCATCGACGCATTTTCTAAATATCCTAAATGGTATGCTTGGCACAAAAGTTTTTCAATAGAAACATTATTCACCTGAcctttataaatagaaaatttaactttatacTCCTATCCACTTAATTCATTCAGTCATTTATACCCTCTATCAGATAATCCAAGCACATAAGATGATCTGGGCTCTCCGATCCAGATCGGACGGCCAGGATCCCCTCCAAACTGTCCTCGCTAGAACCGAACTCGCCCTTACTACCTCAAGgcacaacacaacacaacacaagACCAGAGGATCCCAAAATTCCCAACCCCaccaccctctctctctctgtctctctctcggACTCTGACTCCGATCTGCGGagagccggaggaggagaccgccgccgccgccgccgccgccgcggttgCTCTTCTCTCGTTCTCTCCGCCCGCCTCGCcacctcgcgcgcgcgcgcgagggcGCGGCCGGGGACGCTGTGGGACGACGGCGTCCTCCTCGCCTTCCCGaccagcctcctcctcctcctccccttggAGAGGTGGCTTTCGTTCCGGtggcctcctccacctcggGGTCGGATCGAATTCGAGGTATTGGTTCTACCCGCGGAgctcccccctctctccccgaTGCTGATGCTTCTACTCCTGCGGTGATTGATGAGCGGGCGTCGAC is part of the Oryza brachyantha chromosome 2, ObraRS2, whole genome shotgun sequence genome and encodes:
- the LOC102707743 gene encoding V-type proton ATPase catalytic subunit A-like, with the protein product MAFGDRITTFEDSEKESEYGYVRKVSGPVVVADGMGGAAMYELVRVGHDNLIGEIIRLEGDSATIQVYEETAGLMVNDPVLRTRKPLSVELGPGILGNIFDGIQRPLKTIAIKSGDVYIPRGVSVPALDKDVLWEFNPKNLGVGDAITGGDIYAAVHENTLMEHRVALPPGSMGKISYIAPAGQYSLQDTVLELEFQGIKKQFTMLQTWPVRSPRPVASKLAADTPLLTGQRVLDALFPSVLGGTCAIPGAFGCGKTVISQALSKYSNSEAVVYVGCGERGNEMAEVLMDFPQLTMTYEGREESVMKRTTLVANTSNMPVAAREASIYTGITIAEYFRDMGYNVSMMADSTSRWAEALREISGRLAEMPADSGYPAYLAARLASFYERAGKVRCLGSPDRDGSVTIVGAVSPPGGDFSDPVTSATLSIVQVFWGLDKKLAQRKHFPSVNWLISYSKYSKALESFYEKFDPDFIDIRTKAREVLQREDDLNEIVQLVGKDALAESDKITLETAKLLREDYLAQNAFTSYDKYCPFYKSVWMMRNIIHFNTLANQAVERAAGVDGQKITYSVIKHRMGDLFYRLVSQKFEDPAEGEEVLVVKFQKLYDDLTTGFRNLEDEAR